TTACCCCCGAACAGGCCCTCGCCAACGGTTCGGTGATCAGCTGAGGCCTTGCTGAAAATTGCCTTCCATCCCATCTATGCCCATCCGCTGCCGGAAGGCCACCGCTTCCCGATGCAGAAATACGAGCTCCTGCCCCAGCAGCTCCTGCACGAGGGTACTGCGGAGCATGAAAATTTTTTCACCCCCGGCCTCCCGGAGGATTCCGAAATTCTCAGGGCCCACGATGCCGCGTATTTTGAGGATTTACAAACCGGCCGCATCCCGCCACGGGAGATGCGCAAGGTGGGTTTTCCCTGGAGTGAGGCCCTGGTCCTGAGGGAGCGGACCATTGCACAGGGGACCATCCGATGTTGCCACTACGCCCTGGAGAACGGTGTTTCCATGAATATTGCCGGCGGCACCCACCACGCGTACCGGGACCGGGGGGAGGCATTCTGCATGCTCAACGATCAGGCCATCGGGGCCTGCCACCTGCTGGCAAACAACCTGGCCGAACGCATCCTGATGCTCGACCTGGATGTGCATCAGGGGAATGGAACCGCGGCAATATTCCGGGAGGAACCCCGGGTATTCACCTATTCCATGCACGGACAATCCAACTACCCGTTCCGCAAAGAAGTGTCTGACTGGGACGTCCCCCTGGCCAAACAAACCGGTGACACCGAGTACCTGACCACCCTGGAGACCCATCTTGAAAACTTGTACGCGCAAGTACGGCCGGATTTTGTATTTTACCTCTGTGGAGTGGATGTCCTGGCCACCGATAAGCTGGGCACCCTTGCGCTGACCCCTGAAGGTTGCCGGCAGCGGGACGCAATGGTATTCCGGTGGTGCCGCAGCCATGGCCTTCCCGTTCAATGCAGTATGGGAGGTGGATACTCCCCCCAGATACGCACAATTGTGGAGGCCCACGCCCAAACGTTCCGAACCGCCCAAAGCCTGTATTTCTGATGGTTAGAAATATTTTTATCGCCTTCCTGTGTTGTCTGGCCGTCCCCGTATCCGCTCAGCAATCGGGACGCAGCATCGACGCCGGTACCTGGCAGCAATTCACCT
This genomic window from Robiginitalea biformata HTCC2501 contains:
- a CDS encoding histone deacetylase family protein, with protein sequence MLKIAFHPIYAHPLPEGHRFPMQKYELLPQQLLHEGTAEHENFFTPGLPEDSEILRAHDAAYFEDLQTGRIPPREMRKVGFPWSEALVLRERTIAQGTIRCCHYALENGVSMNIAGGTHHAYRDRGEAFCMLNDQAIGACHLLANNLAERILMLDLDVHQGNGTAAIFREEPRVFTYSMHGQSNYPFRKEVSDWDVPLAKQTGDTEYLTTLETHLENLYAQVRPDFVFYLCGVDVLATDKLGTLALTPEGCRQRDAMVFRWCRSHGLPVQCSMGGGYSPQIRTIVEAHAQTFRTAQSLYF